The proteins below are encoded in one region of Candidatus Binatia bacterium:
- a CDS encoding polyphenol oxidase family protein, translating to METEAIERAKGAGTDPVFWTAPPGALPAGAALVMTTRVGGVSRGPYAELNVGLRVGDREESVLENVRRIRGALGMDAREPVRVRQVHGTDLAEAAAGDLLPRADGILLAAGDPWAAVSVADCAAVALVAEDGARGALVHSGWRGTLDGIAVRAALALERSGSPPESLHVVIGPCIHACCYPVGPETAGRFPAFLIQPHASGGFALDLPGAIAASLTGAGVPPARIAIASECTACLPERFYSHRRDRGTTGRHWMLLRLAPPAR from the coding sequence ATGGAAACGGAAGCGATCGAGCGCGCGAAGGGCGCCGGGACCGACCCGGTCTTCTGGACGGCGCCGCCGGGGGCGCTCCCCGCCGGAGCGGCGCTCGTCATGACGACACGCGTCGGCGGCGTGAGCCGCGGGCCCTACGCCGAGCTCAACGTCGGCCTCCGGGTCGGCGACCGCGAGGAGTCGGTGCTCGAAAACGTCCGGCGGATCCGCGGCGCCCTCGGCATGGACGCGCGGGAGCCGGTGCGGGTGCGCCAGGTGCACGGCACCGATCTCGCGGAGGCGGCCGCGGGCGACCTCCTCCCGCGGGCGGACGGCATCCTGCTCGCGGCCGGGGATCCCTGGGCCGCGGTCAGCGTGGCCGACTGCGCGGCGGTGGCCCTGGTCGCGGAGGATGGAGCGCGCGGCGCGCTGGTGCACTCGGGCTGGCGCGGCACGCTCGACGGCATCGCCGTGCGCGCGGCGCTCGCCCTGGAGCGGAGCGGCTCCCCGCCGGAATCGCTTCACGTCGTGATCGGTCCGTGCATCCATGCCTGCTGCTACCCCGTGGGTCCCGAGACGGCCGGTCGCTTCCCGGCGTTCCTCATTCAACCCCATGCGAGCGGCGGCTTCGCCCTCGATCTGCCGGGAGCGATCGCCGCGTCCCTGACCGGGGCGGGGGTTCCTCCCGCCCGGATCGCGATCGCGTCCGAGTGTACCGCGTGCCTGCCGGAGCGGTTCTACTCCCATCGCCGGGACCGTGGGACGACGGGGCGCCACTGGATGCTGCTCCGGCTGGCTCCGCCCGCGCGCTGA
- a CDS encoding DHHA1 domain-containing protein, giving the protein MTRRLYYEDSRRDQFEAVVLSARPDEGGTRVVLDATAFYPGGGGQPSDRGVLGGRAVLEVGLEGDELWHRVEGPLESGARVQGRLDWARRFDHMQQHTGQHILSRAFVEVARADTRSFHLGEAVVTIDVDHPGPDAALLRKVEDRANAIVWEDRPVATHVVSLDRAREFPLRKAPDVEGEVRVVEVEGFDWSACGGTHVARSGQVGMIALLGTEKYKNGTRVAFACGGRALERLREASGVLRGLCLEFTAGEADLPRAIARLKGEVRRLESRLKPLLAESLVREAETLLAEAERGSAGPVVARYFPDRDPSELAGIAAHVAGRGGIALLAAGRDIARAHFSAPKGTISVGALFADLSNAFGAKGGGRPEAAQGAIPADRAEEAIDAARRAALAGTNQG; this is encoded by the coding sequence TTGACCCGTCGCCTCTACTACGAAGATTCCCGACGCGACCAGTTCGAAGCCGTCGTCCTGAGCGCGCGCCCCGACGAGGGGGGAACGCGCGTGGTCCTGGACGCGACCGCGTTCTACCCGGGCGGCGGCGGCCAGCCCTCCGACCGGGGGGTGCTGGGCGGCCGCGCCGTCCTGGAGGTCGGGCTCGAGGGCGACGAGCTCTGGCACCGCGTCGAGGGACCGCTGGAATCGGGCGCGCGCGTCCAAGGCCGGCTGGACTGGGCTCGCCGCTTCGACCACATGCAGCAGCACACCGGTCAGCACATCCTCTCCCGCGCCTTCGTCGAGGTGGCCCGGGCCGACACGCGCTCCTTCCACCTGGGCGAGGCGGTCGTGACCATCGACGTGGACCATCCCGGCCCGGACGCCGCCCTCCTCCGCAAGGTCGAGGATCGCGCCAACGCCATCGTGTGGGAGGACCGGCCGGTCGCGACCCACGTCGTCTCCCTCGATCGCGCGCGGGAATTTCCGCTGCGCAAGGCGCCGGATGTGGAAGGAGAGGTGCGCGTCGTCGAGGTGGAGGGATTCGACTGGTCGGCGTGCGGCGGGACCCACGTCGCGCGCTCGGGGCAGGTCGGGATGATCGCCCTCCTCGGCACGGAGAAGTACAAGAACGGGACCCGCGTCGCCTTCGCCTGCGGGGGCCGCGCGCTGGAGCGGCTCCGGGAGGCATCGGGCGTCCTGCGCGGGCTCTGTCTCGAATTCACGGCGGGAGAAGCGGATCTTCCGCGCGCCATCGCGCGTCTCAAGGGGGAGGTCCGCCGCCTCGAATCGCGCCTGAAGCCGCTCCTCGCCGAGTCGCTGGTCCGGGAAGCCGAGACCTTGCTGGCCGAAGCCGAGCGGGGTAGCGCGGGCCCGGTGGTCGCCCGGTATTTCCCCGACCGGGACCCCTCCGAGCTCGCGGGGATCGCGGCGCACGTCGCCGGCCGGGGCGGAATCGCGCTGCTCGCGGCGGGACGCGACATCGCGCGGGCGCACTTTTCGGCTCCGAAAGGTACAATATCCGTAGGCGCCCTCTTCGCCGACCTCTCCAACGCCTTCGGCGCGAAGGGGGGCGGGCGCCCCGAGGCGGCGCAGGGAGCGATCCCCGCCGACCGCGCGGAAGAGGCGATTGACGCGGCGCGCCGGGCCGCACTGGCCGGAACGAACCAGGGGTGA
- a CDS encoding HD domain-containing protein, which yields MTPRPLDPSRVPPPVRDLILRLQGEGNRACLVGGCVRDLIRGTPVLDWDVGTGAVPERVLALFPEAIPTGLKHGTVTVPLPSGPCEVTTFRIESGYSDARRPDRVTFTGDVERDLARRDFTVNAIAWDPIARAEWDPFGGRDDLARRILRAVGDPATRFREDGLRPVRAARFAATLEFEVEPETFAALAVARDQVARVAAERIREELLKMLQAREPSRGFEVLRRAGLLEIVLPELAACVAVPQNRYHAYDVYFHTLYSTDAAPPAKPAVRLAALFHDVGKPATRAEKENGDATFYNHQFESARLTEAAMARLRFSRDLTDRVVHLVKNHMFDYRPEWTDATVRRFVRTVGIENVADLFDLRIADNLGNGLKTGFPHYLGELTERIGRVVEAQEALSVRDLKVDGADVMRELGLPPGPEVGRILDRLLEEVTEDPSLNERKRLLRRLSQGMAIDTAGPPA from the coding sequence ATGACTCCTCGTCCCCTCGATCCGAGCCGGGTGCCTCCGCCCGTCCGCGACCTGATCCTCCGCCTCCAGGGGGAGGGGAATCGCGCGTGCCTGGTGGGGGGATGCGTGCGGGATCTCATCCGCGGAACCCCGGTGCTCGACTGGGACGTGGGGACCGGCGCCGTTCCCGAGCGCGTGCTGGCGCTCTTCCCCGAAGCGATCCCGACGGGGCTGAAGCACGGGACGGTCACCGTGCCGCTCCCGAGCGGTCCCTGCGAGGTGACCACCTTTCGCATCGAATCCGGCTATTCGGACGCGCGGAGGCCCGACCGGGTCACGTTCACCGGCGACGTGGAGCGGGATCTCGCGCGCCGCGATTTCACGGTGAACGCCATCGCGTGGGACCCGATCGCGCGGGCGGAGTGGGATCCGTTCGGCGGCCGCGACGATCTCGCGCGGCGGATCCTGCGCGCCGTGGGGGATCCCGCGACGCGCTTTCGCGAGGACGGGCTCCGGCCGGTGCGCGCCGCGCGCTTCGCGGCCACGCTCGAATTCGAGGTCGAGCCGGAGACCTTCGCCGCGCTCGCCGTGGCGCGGGACCAGGTCGCGCGCGTCGCGGCCGAGCGGATCCGCGAAGAGCTTCTGAAGATGCTGCAGGCGCGCGAGCCGTCGCGCGGCTTCGAGGTGCTGCGCCGCGCGGGCCTCCTCGAGATCGTCCTTCCCGAGCTGGCCGCCTGCGTGGCCGTGCCGCAGAACCGGTACCACGCCTACGACGTCTACTTCCACACGCTCTACTCGACCGACGCCGCGCCCCCGGCCAAGCCCGCGGTGCGCCTGGCGGCGCTCTTCCACGACGTGGGCAAGCCCGCCACGCGCGCCGAGAAGGAGAACGGCGACGCCACCTTCTACAACCACCAGTTCGAGAGCGCGCGGCTGACCGAGGCGGCGATGGCCCGGCTCCGCTTCTCCCGGGATCTCACCGACCGGGTGGTGCATCTCGTGAAGAACCACATGTTCGACTACCGGCCGGAGTGGACCGACGCCACGGTGCGCCGCTTCGTCCGCACGGTCGGCATCGAGAACGTGGCCGACCTCTTCGACCTCCGGATCGCGGACAACCTGGGAAACGGGCTGAAGACCGGCTTCCCGCACTACCTGGGGGAGCTCACCGAGCGGATCGGGAGGGTGGTCGAGGCGCAGGAGGCCCTCTCGGTGCGGGATCTCAAGGTGGACGGCGCCGACGTGATGCGCGAGCTCGGGCTTCCGCCCGGTCCCGAGGTGGGGCGCATCCTGGACCGGCTGCTCGAGGAGGTGACCGAAGACCCCTCCCTGAACGAGCGGAAGCGGCTCCTGCGCCGCCTGTCCCAGGGCATGGCGATTGACACGGCGGGCCCTCCCGCCTAG
- a CDS encoding PfkB family carbohydrate kinase: protein MGIAVVGSLGLDTIQTPKGRVEEVLGGSAAYFALAARHFAPVHLVAVVGSDFPAEARAALTLPDLDLSGLEIAPGRTFRWEGVYSEDMNTRRTVRTELNVFEHFRPELPAAVRQLRDVFLANIDPVLQRDVLAQFTSPRLVLADTMNYWIANKRDELLETLKRVRILLINEEEARELTGESLTHKAARAILALGPETVVVKMGEHGAFLQSRGEYFACPAFPLETVVDPTGAGDTFAGGFMGALTRMGRLTEANLRRAVVYGCVLASYAVEEFSVGALLRVERGEVLRRAEAITAMTRVSLDNTARVLR from the coding sequence GTGGGCATCGCGGTCGTCGGCTCGCTGGGTCTCGACACGATCCAGACACCCAAGGGCAGGGTGGAGGAGGTGCTCGGCGGCTCGGCCGCCTACTTCGCGCTGGCGGCCCGGCATTTCGCGCCGGTGCACCTCGTGGCCGTCGTGGGCTCCGACTTCCCGGCCGAGGCCCGCGCGGCGCTCACCCTGCCGGACCTGGACCTCTCCGGCCTCGAGATCGCCCCCGGGCGCACCTTCCGGTGGGAAGGGGTCTACAGCGAGGACATGAACACGCGGCGCACGGTGCGCACCGAGCTCAACGTCTTCGAGCACTTCCGGCCCGAGCTGCCCGCCGCCGTGCGGCAGCTGCGCGACGTCTTCCTCGCCAACATCGATCCGGTCCTCCAGCGCGACGTCCTGGCGCAGTTCACGAGCCCGCGCCTCGTCCTGGCCGACACCATGAACTACTGGATCGCGAACAAGCGCGACGAGCTCCTCGAGACGCTGAAGCGCGTCCGCATCCTCCTGATCAACGAGGAGGAGGCGCGCGAGCTCACGGGCGAGTCGCTCACCCACAAGGCCGCGCGCGCGATCCTCGCGCTCGGGCCCGAGACGGTGGTGGTCAAGATGGGGGAGCACGGCGCCTTTCTCCAGAGCCGGGGGGAGTACTTCGCCTGTCCGGCGTTTCCCCTGGAGACGGTGGTGGACCCGACCGGCGCGGGGGACACGTTCGCCGGCGGCTTCATGGGCGCGCTCACGCGGATGGGACGGCTCACCGAGGCCAATCTCCGACGCGCCGTGGTCTACGGCTGCGTGCTCGCGTCGTACGCCGTCGAGGAGTTCAGCGTCGGCGCGCTCCTGCGCGTGGAGCGCGGCGAAGTGCTGCGCCGCGCCGAGGCGATCACGGCGATGACACGCGTCAGCCTGGACAACACGGCGCGCGTCCTGCGGTGA
- the argS gene encoding arginine--tRNA ligase — protein sequence MTPDVNSWPIEAYLTERLAAAVGKAGFTLPEGTAVEVEVPREGSHGDWASAVALSLAKASRRPPREVANAIVAALDVEGGVLDKVELAGPGFINFRLAAPWLQDAVRRILGDPAGYGASESGRGERILVEYVSANPTGPLNIVSARAASFGDSLIRILNAAGYRADGEFYVNDSGLQAELFGASVRTRYCEARGLPAPEIPEEGYAGGYVAEVAARLEEAPASEWLKLPEREQRAAFGAAAIDLMVARQRAQLEQFGVRMERWFRESELHREGRVLAELERLRASGHVYEKDGAVWFRSTSFGDQEDRVIVRSNGIPTYFLPDIAYHDDKLSRGYSRAIDLWGPDHHGHIQRMKAALQSLGYGPERFDVITLQWVKLMRGGEVVKMSKRAGEFVTMEELVEEVGVDAARFFFLMRRAESPMDFDLELAVKRSEENPVYYVQYAHARIFHVLEYAQHQGVPEPDVAQARLELLCEPETEALLRALASFPSLLAAAARTREPHRVPQYLKELAAKFHAFYHFHRVVGTDPDTTAARLLLTRATGAVLKRGLSLMGVSAPEAM from the coding sequence GTGACGCCCGACGTGAACTCGTGGCCGATTGAAGCCTACCTGACCGAGCGCCTCGCGGCCGCGGTCGGGAAGGCGGGGTTCACGCTGCCCGAGGGGACCGCGGTCGAGGTCGAGGTGCCGCGCGAGGGGAGCCACGGCGACTGGGCGTCGGCGGTGGCGCTCTCCCTGGCCAAGGCCTCCCGGCGTCCGCCGCGCGAGGTGGCGAACGCGATCGTGGCCGCGCTGGACGTCGAGGGGGGCGTGCTCGACAAGGTCGAGCTCGCCGGGCCCGGCTTCATCAATTTCCGCCTCGCCGCTCCGTGGCTCCAGGACGCGGTGCGCCGGATCCTCGGCGACCCCGCCGGCTACGGCGCCTCGGAGTCGGGGCGCGGAGAGCGGATCCTCGTCGAATACGTCAGCGCCAATCCCACCGGCCCGCTCAACATCGTGAGCGCGCGCGCCGCCTCCTTCGGCGACTCCCTGATCCGCATCCTGAACGCGGCGGGCTACCGCGCCGACGGGGAGTTCTACGTGAACGACTCGGGGCTCCAGGCCGAGCTCTTCGGGGCCTCGGTGCGCACGCGCTACTGCGAGGCGCGGGGGCTGCCCGCGCCGGAGATCCCGGAGGAGGGCTACGCGGGCGGCTACGTCGCCGAGGTGGCCGCGCGGCTGGAGGAGGCCCCGGCGTCGGAATGGCTGAAGCTTCCGGAGCGGGAGCAGCGCGCCGCCTTCGGCGCCGCCGCGATCGATCTCATGGTCGCGCGGCAGAGGGCGCAGCTCGAGCAGTTCGGCGTGCGGATGGAGCGGTGGTTCCGGGAATCGGAGCTCCACCGGGAGGGGCGCGTCCTGGCCGAGCTGGAGCGGCTCCGCGCGAGCGGGCACGTCTACGAGAAGGACGGCGCCGTCTGGTTCCGGTCCACTTCGTTCGGCGATCAGGAGGACCGGGTGATCGTCCGCTCGAACGGCATCCCGACCTATTTCCTCCCGGACATCGCCTACCACGACGACAAGCTCTCGCGGGGCTATTCGCGCGCCATCGATTTGTGGGGGCCCGACCACCACGGCCACATCCAGCGGATGAAGGCGGCGCTCCAGTCGCTGGGGTACGGCCCCGAGCGCTTCGACGTGATCACGCTCCAGTGGGTGAAGCTGATGCGCGGCGGCGAGGTCGTGAAGATGTCCAAGCGCGCCGGCGAGTTCGTCACCATGGAGGAGCTGGTCGAGGAGGTCGGCGTGGACGCCGCGCGCTTCTTCTTCCTCATGCGGCGGGCCGAGAGCCCGATGGATTTCGACCTGGAGCTGGCGGTCAAGCGGAGCGAGGAGAATCCGGTCTACTACGTCCAGTACGCGCACGCCCGGATCTTCCACGTGCTCGAGTACGCCCAGCACCAGGGCGTGCCCGAGCCCGACGTCGCCCAGGCCCGCCTCGAGCTCCTGTGCGAGCCCGAGACCGAGGCGCTCCTCCGCGCGCTCGCCTCTTTTCCCTCGCTGCTGGCCGCCGCGGCCCGGACCCGGGAGCCTCACCGGGTTCCGCAGTACCTGAAGGAGCTGGCGGCGAAATTCCATGCGTTCTACCACTTCCATCGCGTGGTCGGGACCGATCCCGACACGACCGCGGCGCGCCTGCTCCTCACCCGGGCGACGGGCGCCGTGCTGAAGCGCGGGCTCTCCCTGATGGGCGTGAGCGCGCCGGAGGCGATGTAG
- the rsfS gene encoding ribosome silencing factor — MKQPEPEPAPRDAQRHSDSQALARTAARLTLTKRAEDVMILDLRELDGVCDFFVLATGSSEVQVRAIADAVDDGLRADGMKPWHVEGYEARRWILLDYVDVVVHVFHAKAREYYLLDKLWGDARRELVAD, encoded by the coding sequence GTGAAGCAGCCCGAGCCCGAGCCTGCGCCGCGCGACGCGCAGCGGCACTCCGATTCCCAGGCCCTCGCGCGCACGGCCGCCCGACTCACGCTGACCAAGCGCGCCGAGGACGTGATGATCCTCGACCTGCGCGAGCTGGACGGCGTCTGCGACTTCTTCGTGCTGGCGACGGGAAGCTCCGAAGTCCAGGTGCGCGCCATCGCCGACGCGGTGGACGACGGGCTCCGCGCCGACGGGATGAAGCCCTGGCACGTCGAGGGCTACGAGGCGCGCCGCTGGATCCTCCTCGACTACGTGGACGTCGTCGTGCACGTCTTCCATGCCAAGGCCCGCGAATACTATCTCCTCGACAAGCTCTGGGGTGACGCCCGACGTGAACTCGTGGCCGATTGA
- a CDS encoding ATP-binding protein: MSRRLIAYIAIVSGLGAVVLALSLHALAAVGWMQVGVWVLVSLLAESLWIPTLTGKAMESMASAVDLSLLVLLGFMPSVWIVAVAFALANLFFSGRKWYKAVFNAGQNVLSLAAAGLVFEALGGAPLVRAGGLPAFHGIALIVPWATATIVYFLVNTLFVSGAVALSSGRRLLNTWREEYLYPISLLGSAALFFLSPLVVVSYLALGFFGLIFFFVPLLLIKEAGARYIALEKAKDELVSSERLAAKGEMAAEIAHELNNYLAAISGRAQLLLMGIGKQPVEKTEESARIIAEQARNMGVLVKGLLDFSHKEIRKQPTRLNDLVRRTVEFIVPQNKYERIAFDLDLAPDLPEASLDPGQIQQVLMNLFSNAADSMNAAGRGDPRITVRTRVLREEIRLVVEDTGPGIAAEVINKLFEPSVTTKPEGHGFGLSTCYRIISNHGGRITAENGPRGAVFTLTIPLERKRLAA, encoded by the coding sequence GTGAGCCGCCGGCTGATCGCCTACATCGCCATCGTGTCCGGCCTTGGCGCCGTCGTGCTCGCGCTCTCGCTCCATGCGCTCGCGGCGGTCGGCTGGATGCAGGTCGGCGTGTGGGTCCTGGTCAGCCTGCTCGCCGAGAGCCTCTGGATTCCGACGCTCACCGGCAAGGCGATGGAGAGCATGGCCTCGGCCGTCGACCTGAGCCTCCTCGTGCTGCTGGGCTTCATGCCGTCGGTCTGGATCGTCGCCGTCGCCTTCGCGCTCGCGAACCTCTTCTTCTCGGGACGGAAGTGGTACAAGGCGGTCTTCAACGCGGGGCAGAACGTGCTCTCGCTCGCCGCGGCCGGACTGGTGTTCGAGGCGCTCGGGGGCGCGCCGCTCGTGCGCGCGGGCGGGCTCCCGGCCTTCCACGGGATCGCCCTGATCGTTCCCTGGGCCACGGCGACGATCGTCTACTTCCTCGTGAACACCCTGTTCGTCTCGGGCGCGGTCGCGCTCTCGAGCGGGCGGCGACTCCTGAACACCTGGCGCGAGGAGTACCTCTATCCCATCTCGCTCCTCGGATCGGCGGCGCTCTTCTTCCTCTCGCCCCTCGTGGTGGTGTCGTACCTGGCGCTCGGCTTCTTCGGGCTCATCTTCTTCTTCGTGCCGCTCCTCCTGATCAAGGAGGCGGGCGCGCGCTACATCGCCCTCGAGAAGGCCAAGGACGAGCTGGTCTCCTCGGAGCGCCTCGCCGCGAAGGGGGAAATGGCGGCGGAGATCGCGCACGAGCTGAACAACTATCTCGCCGCGATCTCCGGGCGGGCGCAGCTCCTGCTGATGGGCATCGGGAAGCAGCCGGTGGAGAAGACCGAGGAGAGCGCGCGGATCATCGCCGAGCAGGCGCGCAACATGGGCGTGCTCGTGAAGGGGCTCCTCGATTTCTCGCACAAGGAGATCCGGAAGCAGCCGACCCGCCTGAACGACCTCGTGCGGCGCACGGTGGAGTTCATCGTCCCGCAGAACAAGTACGAGCGGATCGCGTTCGACCTGGACCTGGCGCCCGACCTGCCCGAGGCGTCGCTGGATCCCGGTCAGATCCAGCAGGTGCTGATGAACCTCTTCTCGAACGCGGCCGACTCGATGAACGCCGCCGGCCGCGGCGACCCGCGCATCACGGTCCGGACGCGCGTCCTCCGGGAGGAGATCCGCCTCGTCGTGGAGGACACCGGGCCGGGCATCGCCGCCGAGGTCATCAACAAGCTGTTCGAGCCCTCGGTGACGACCAAGCCGGAGGGGCACGGCTTCGGCCTCTCCACCTGCTACCGGATCATCTCGAACCACGGCGGGAGGATCACGGCGGAGAACGGGCCGCGCGGCGCCGTGTTCACGCTGACGATCCCGCTCGAGCGGAAGCGCCTGGCGGCCTAG
- a CDS encoding nitrilase-related carbon-nitrogen hydrolase, whose translation MIAGFFQFSPERGRPERNAARLEEALRSTRTDLLVCPELATTGYLYFDKEALRAVAEPVPSGPTVTRLAAAARETGRAIVFGIAERAETKIYNSAVAIQPEGPVVCYRKAHLFDTEKEVFDRAGASPRHARAAGADVGIMICFDWRFPEMARVLALEGAEVIAHPANLVHPYCQEAMITRSLENRVFTITASRTGSETVEGATLTFTGRSQIVSPRGERLAAAGPEEECVRTAEIDPLLARDKRVTPRNDLFADRRPELYRALDRPERAS comes from the coding sequence ATGATCGCGGGCTTCTTCCAATTCTCCCCCGAGCGGGGGCGGCCGGAACGGAACGCCGCTCGGTTGGAGGAGGCGCTCCGATCCACGAGGACCGATCTCCTCGTCTGTCCCGAGCTGGCCACCACCGGATATCTCTACTTCGACAAGGAAGCGCTGCGCGCGGTGGCCGAGCCCGTTCCGTCGGGCCCGACCGTGACGCGCCTCGCCGCGGCCGCGCGCGAGACCGGACGCGCGATCGTGTTCGGCATCGCCGAGCGCGCGGAGACGAAGATCTACAACAGCGCGGTGGCGATCCAACCCGAGGGTCCGGTCGTGTGCTACCGGAAAGCGCACCTCTTCGACACCGAGAAGGAGGTCTTCGACCGCGCGGGCGCTTCGCCGCGACACGCCCGGGCGGCCGGCGCCGACGTGGGGATCATGATCTGCTTCGACTGGCGCTTTCCCGAGATGGCCCGCGTCCTGGCGCTGGAAGGGGCGGAGGTGATCGCGCACCCCGCGAATCTCGTCCATCCCTATTGCCAGGAGGCGATGATCACGCGCTCCCTCGAGAACCGGGTCTTCACGATCACGGCGAGCCGCACGGGGAGTGAGACCGTGGAGGGGGCCACGCTCACGTTCACGGGGCGGAGCCAGATCGTCTCGCCCCGGGGCGAGCGCCTCGCGGCGGCGGGTCCCGAGGAGGAGTGCGTCCGCACCGCGGAGATCGACCCGCTCCTTGCGCGCGACAAGAGGGTGACGCCGCGGAACGATCTGTTCGCCGACCGGCGGCCGGAGCTCTATCGCGCTCTCGACCGCCCGGAGCGCGCGTCGTGA
- a CDS encoding polyprenyl synthetase family protein, with protein MTRTSQSPARPNPEEPTLASIREPIAEAFERFQERLDDAFLCDVSLVGAVGAHLHRAFGKRFRPTLLLLATRGFGAVSDESVLGAVVVELIHTATLIHDDSVDKSLVRRGLPTVNSAWNNDVAILMGDYLYSKAFSILVKNRMYEAMDLLAEATHRMSQGELRQIEQKNRLDLTEAEYMRVIEEKTACLISAGCEFGAFSGGADPEARQAMFRYGRAVGLAFQITDDIFDYLGSENVMGKAMGSDLEGGKITLPLITALRNASDPARREMRAMIQNREFRNGHWGDVVRFVTENGGVEVSEERSSALAREAEAELDHVKDDVARTALTDAVRYAVTRRR; from the coding sequence TTGACCCGAACGAGCCAGAGTCCCGCGCGGCCGAACCCCGAAGAACCCACGCTCGCCTCGATCCGAGAGCCGATCGCCGAGGCGTTCGAGCGCTTTCAGGAGCGGCTCGACGACGCCTTTCTCTGCGACGTCTCCCTGGTGGGCGCGGTCGGCGCGCACCTCCACCGTGCCTTCGGGAAGCGCTTCCGTCCCACGCTCCTCCTGCTCGCCACGCGCGGCTTCGGCGCGGTCAGCGACGAGTCGGTGCTGGGCGCGGTGGTCGTGGAGCTGATCCACACGGCCACCCTGATCCACGACGACAGCGTCGACAAGAGCCTGGTCCGCCGCGGCCTGCCCACGGTGAACAGCGCCTGGAACAACGACGTCGCGATCCTCATGGGCGACTATCTCTATTCCAAGGCGTTCTCCATCCTGGTCAAGAACCGCATGTACGAGGCGATGGATCTCCTGGCCGAGGCGACGCATCGGATGAGCCAGGGCGAGTTGCGGCAGATCGAGCAGAAGAACCGTCTCGACCTGACCGAGGCGGAGTACATGCGCGTCATCGAAGAGAAGACCGCCTGCCTCATCTCGGCCGGCTGCGAGTTCGGAGCCTTCTCGGGCGGCGCTGACCCCGAGGCGCGCCAGGCGATGTTCCGCTACGGCCGCGCCGTCGGCCTCGCGTTCCAGATCACTGACGACATCTTCGACTACCTGGGCTCCGAGAACGTGATGGGGAAGGCGATGGGGAGCGACCTCGAGGGGGGGAAGATCACGCTGCCGCTCATCACCGCGCTCCGGAACGCTTCCGATCCGGCGCGGCGCGAGATGCGCGCGATGATCCAGAACCGCGAGTTCCGGAACGGCCACTGGGGCGACGTGGTCCGCTTCGTCACCGAGAACGGAGGCGTCGAAGTCAGCGAGGAGCGCTCCTCCGCGCTGGCGCGCGAGGCCGAAGCCGAGCTGGACCATGTGAAGGACGACGTCGCCCGCACGGCGCTGACCGACGCGGTCCGCTACGCCGTGACGCGCCGCCGGTGA